One window from the genome of Ovis canadensis isolate MfBH-ARS-UI-01 breed Bighorn chromosome 21, ARS-UI_OviCan_v2, whole genome shotgun sequence encodes:
- the LOC138427334 gene encoding pregnancy-associated glycoprotein 1-like, whose amino-acid sequence MKWLVLLGLVTFSECIVIIPLTKVKTMRKTLSEKSMLKNFLKEHAYRQSQISSRGSNITIHPLRNIMDMVYVGKITIGTPPQEFQVVFDTGSSDLWVPSVFCPSSACSTHVRFRHHQSSTFRPTQKTFSITYGSGSMKGFLAYDTVRIGDLLSIDQEFGLSVAEYGFEHVPFDGVLGLNYPDMSFIRTIPIFDNLKNQGAFSEPVFAFYLGKAKGSVVMFGGVDHHYYKGELNWVPLIHAGDWSVHMDRISMKRKVIACSGGCEAIVDTGTSLILGPRRLVNSIQKLIGATPQGSEHYISCFAIYTLPSIIFTINGINYPVPARAYIHKDSRGHCFTTFKENTVRTSTENWILGDVFLRLYFSVYDRGNDRIGLAQAV is encoded by the exons ATGAAGTGGCTTGTGCTCCTCGGGCTGGTGACCTTCTCAGAGTGCATAGTCAT AATACCTCTAACAAAAGTGAAGACCATGAGAAAAACCCTCAGTGAAAAAAGCATGCTGAAAAACTTCCTGAAGGAACATGCTTACAGACAGTCCCAGATTTCTTCTCGTGGCTCAAATATAACTATTCATCCCCTGAGGAACATCATGGAT ATGGTCTATGTGGGTAAAATCACCATTGGAACACCCCCTCAGGAATTCCAGGTTGTCTTTGACACAGGCTCATCTGACTTGTGGGTGCCCTCCGTCTTTTGCCCCAGTTCAGCCTGTT CTACACACGTTAGGTTCCGACATCATCAGTCTTCCACCTTCCGGCCTACCCAAAAGACCTTCAGCATCACCTATGGATCTGGGAGCATGAAGGGATTTCTTGCTTATGACACCGTTCGG ATTGGGGACCTTCTAAGTATTGATCAGGAATTCGGACTAAGCGTGGCGGAATACGGGTTTGAGCATGTACCTTTTGATGGCGTCTTAGGCTTGAACTACCCTGACATGTCCTTCATAAGAACCATACCCATCTTTGACAACCTGAAGAATCAAGGTGCcttttctgagcctgtttttgcCTTCTACTTGGGCAA GGCGAAGGGCAGTGTGGTGATGTTTGGTGGGGTGGACCACCACTATTACAAGGGAGAGCTCAACTGGGTACCATTGATCCACGCAGGTGACTGGAGTGTACACATGGACCG CATCTCCATGAAAAGAAAGGTTATTGCTTGTTCTGGTGGCTGTGAGGCCATTGTGGACACCGGGACATCACTGATCCTTGGCCCAAGAAGACTGGTCAATAGCATCCAGAAGCTCATCGGTGCCACACCACAGGGTTCCGAG cACTACATTTCATGTTTTGCCATCTATACCCTGCCCTCTATTATCTTCACCATCAACGGCATCAACTACCCAGTGCCAGCTCGAGCCTACATCCACAAG GATTCTAGAGGCCACTGCTTTACCACCTTTAAAGAGAACACAGTGAGGACATCTACAGAGAACTGGATCCTGGGTGACGTCTTCCTGAGGCTGTATTTCTCCGTGTATGATCGAGGAAATGACAGGATTGGCCTGGCACAGGCAGTGTAA